Part of the Lampris incognitus isolate fLamInc1 chromosome 1, fLamInc1.hap2, whole genome shotgun sequence genome is shown below.
AGTGTTTTTCTTACGTCAGGGAAAAATATGGCTAGACTTGTCATCGCATCGTTCCGGTCCATTCCTTCTGTCCAGTTTGGAGGAGCAAAGAACTAAGGAAAAAGGACACCGAATTATCCGTTTTGTTCAGGTTTTTGTTTTGGTAAATTTAAGACAAACCACAGTGAGAGTGACAGAATTTCACTTTCATACTTACACTAGGGAGTAACCAACCCCCTTCGTCGTTATTAACCCCTGTTATGAAAGGAATGTTGAGAATCTCATGGTTTTTGAGGAGCTCATCCACGGGTTTTTTCAGCAGCTGTCCATCAGCACTAACCTGAAATCTCAGCGTTGGGTCCTTACAGGGGGGACAAAGAAATACACAATCTGTCATGCATGGAAACCTTTCATGAAGAAAGAGTTGGGCAAAAATCTTTACTGACAAATCCTGATAGCAACGTGCAGCACAACAAAAATATTCCTGAAAATAAAGCCACGAAAGTTGATATTTCAATGGAATCTCATCACGGACGAAATGTTTTCAACCAGTCTTGTCAGTTTACGAGCACAGCCTGGCTGTTTGTGCACATCTCACCTGCACTAGAGTCAGCACAGCATCATTATCCAACTGTCTCATGCAGTCAGCAATCTCTTTTGTGCTTGTGATACCACAGCCAGACTTATTGGCTGCCATCTGAGAATAGATATTTGAGAATAATCAACAGTTTAAAGAAGAAACGATAGAAATTTGTTCAAATGTAATGGACCACATATTGTATACAATTTTTGTAAcacgtgcatatatatatatatatatatatatatatatatatatatatatatatatatatatatatatatatatataaaatccagtgagtcaagtacaagcctgtttcatgccataagcaatcatcagctgtcaataaagctacacgggaaagagcATACCGTTTACTGCCTCAtcgtgcacatcacatgcacaacgtccgatggggaagggagaggtgtgacgttcaaaaattcaaaaacgtgATCGCTAACcgtcttaatttttttttggggggggggggttggtatttgtttattggcatgatttatttataattacaaaataggtgcttatatttaTGTCTGcacctgctggccaattcattcctgttattcaatttggacatttctggtttgcagaggataaaatatgtgtcagttagacatagattgcacattttactactggttgagtatgttttgttctttgagaggattttcctgaTGGTTGAATAATTattgtttctgtctgccaatgaccaaatataagggcttaaatgtgacattctttaaacggttgtttctaaactgcacatgtgcattaaacccctttttgaatgttccctctgttagacccacaTATGATGTATTGAGAAGGTCGGCGGATTCGCAAAATATcctcaaacaatgggctaaaaatcacaattgaagcaaacaaaaaacaaatggacttctggacatctcaatggaccttaggaacggcacGTACaagccatacatgaagcccaacaacacgctgcagtatgtccacagagaaagcaaccacccaccctccattttGAAGACCATCCCAGagagcattaatagaagactctcaaaattgtCATCTAGTGAGTCCATTTCAGTGAAGCTGCACCCCCATAcgaagatgcattacaaaagagcggctacaattttaagcccaagtacaacccaccattagacactgactgccagcaaaccaacaaacgtagcagaacaCGAAacgtcacctggtacaacccgccctacagtgacaccgtggccacaaatattggtaagcagtttttttaaacttttctttaccccggaccatcaactgaggaagatattcaataagaacaccatcaaaattagttacagctgcatgcctaacattcaacacataatatcgtcccacaacacaagaatcatcaacaaatcaataACACCATCAAAAccggacacccccaactgcaactgccatgtgaacgactcataaaatgccagacgaaaggagttatctactAAGCTACGacccagaccctttagtcgactggttaaacgttgtcgcccgtggtgcaggagatacgggtttgcgtcccatTTGTAATATATTAAGGTAGATGTAgcgaaaaaaaaactttcactcatagcagtacaagtctgtttcctgcgtcgcgcactcatcagcttccAACTTGGCTGtcaatcagctgatgattgcttatggcctgaaacaggcttgtactgtccattaaatttatttacttgaatcactggattatccgaccattcatccattatcccaaccgcttatcctgctctcagggtcgtggggatactggagcttatcccaggagtcactgggcggcaggcggggagacactctggacaggccaccagtccatcacacacatctagggacaatttagtacggccgattcacctgacctacatgtctttggactgtgggaggaaaccagagcacctggaggaaacccacgcagacatggggagaacatgcaaactccacacagaggacgacctccaaggttggagtaCTCTGGggcacgaacccaggaccttctcgctgtgaggcaaccgcgctaatcactgcgccaccttgctgtTCGCAGGCTAACTAAGTGCAACTGCCTCTGTGCATCAACATAACATCActggatttcatatatatatatatatatatatatatatatatatacacatacagacacacacacacacacacacacaaattttaaATTTTTACACCAAAAAATGAATCACTAATGGGTTCCTTGACAgttgctatacaaaactaagttgttgatAATAACCTGAGCCATAGGCAGAGGATCCTTTGTGTAGAGTAAGTCCATTGCAGCAGTGCCACTCTCAGCAATTGCTTTGTGAAATAGACCAACAGACAACGGTGAGAGGAGCTGGTAATtcaagcaaaaataaataaaagattctGTGTAGTAACTTCACATTATTGTAAACTATTGCCAAAATGTGTTTTTGTAACTTGCCTGTGAGTATTCAAACACAGTTTGTGTGTGGACTGATTCTCACCAGGATGGATACGCTCGTTCCTCCTGCAGACTCCCCGAATATGGTGACGGAATCTTGGTCTCCTCCGAAGTTGTGACTGTGCTTCTGGACCCACCGCAGGGCTTCCACCTGGTCCAGCAGGCCAAGGTTCCCCGGTATGTGCTCATCTCCAGTACTGGATAGAAAACACAACAGTCTTAAAACAAGCCAACAGTGTAGCAAATAGACACCAATAAACTGGGGTCTGTttcaaaactactgaaacatcattAAATATCATTTACAACTGCATGTAATGACTCGAGCCTATCAACCTGAGAAACCCAAGTGGTCCTAAACGGTACTGGAGCAGAACCACGACGGCATCCTGGTAAGCAGCCAAGGCAGAGCCATCATACAGTGATGCTGCACCACTTGTTAGTCCCCCACCATGAATCCAAACCATTGACCTTCAAAAGAACGATTTTCCATGAAgcacatttaaaaagaaaaatgaatgatCATTCTTAATAAGATGACTTGCCCTAAAACCAGCAAAGCGGACTTGACTAACCTGACAAGGCCCTGGTCTGATTaagaattaaaaataataataattgtggtTCTGTCATCCTCCTAACCTGCCATCCATTGTGACATAGTGACTTCAATGTAGGGCCAGTGCCAGGCTGACGGGCGTCAATAAGAGCAGcagggttgggcatcgagaaccgCTTTCAAAATTCTGATTCCAAAGGACCTGCGAACAATTTCAAACGTCGATTCAGCCTATCAGTTCCTACCTACATCTGACTCGCGCTAAAGTTACTTTCCGGTTCCGTGGCGGCGGCacgcagcttccgtagtttccgcttCCGCAAGTTAACCGCGCGCCATCGTGGACCACAGCGAGCGTCGGTCGAAAGCGTGGCTTCATTTTCCCTTGAGAAATGAAGGGTCGCCACGGGGCAACGCGCCTGTGgctgcacaacaaatatggccgaaCACCTCCGCCACACGGTGTACAGAGGAACCAGTGTACCGGGTTGGACACGttgcgccggtctccatctccagtctcggcgtcctcttcagcaACCCTGAGCAGACAGAGAGCAGCACCTCGTCGCGACTGCGTAGGTGAACattaataatgattataattaattaataataataattaataacgtTCGTCTTGTTCGCAacagcaaacaacttatacaCGAGCGACTTGCTATgaactgtatgcaaatactgaCGTGTGTTTTCGTTGCTGAGCGATCGCGTATCCAGCGCGAGAAGGCAGGTGTAATGTATGGACTCTCCTGCTGTGACGGTACCGCGTGCGCGTAAGTGCAGTTGTCGCGGGATTTGTGGTCCGTGACGTCAACAGAAAGTCTGTTGGCgtgttatatatatatggtgGTCAAGCGGCTCATTAAAGGCTCCCGAGAGCTCAGactttggggtgtgtgtgttcttcttaTTAGTTAGATGTCAGACAGACTTCACAGCAGATATGCTCAGTTTTCTGAACAAGAACTGTTTCTGAATTAAGGAGTTcaatacctggtagtccggaccaggttgTGACtatgtctttatttcttcatcttcatgtatgaagacagttgttgtaaatgtaaatataagaacgAGACATTCACAGgaatgatccgttcttaaaacagaatggcttgtatgaagttgttttaaaatacatttccttctgtgaaagaagcatttgacctgttttgaccccgtctctcaaagaaccggaatggAGAATCGTTAAGAGtcggaatcagaatcgttaaaatccaaacgatgcccaaccctaaaGAACACCCAGATTCATTTCAATATGAAAACGCCCCCACCGGCAGCATCGAGACTCGAGGTGGTTTATCTCTGCTTGGGTGCAAATTCGAAGAACGGTGTTTATTCCAGGGCGTTGACCTGCTCCTTCCTATGCGCCTACATATTTCCTATGGCGGAAAAAAAGAGGTTTGCTGATTTTACAGAGCAGTGGTAAACATGGTGCCTTTCATACTGGATGGGAATCTGCTGATGCTTGTGGCGCTTGACTCAAGTCATTCAACTCGCTGCTCTGCTTCTGTGCCGTGAGTGCTGGCCCTTAGTGGTAAAATGTAGCCACTAACATTCCTATAGGAAATAGGCACCCTTTCCAGGTATCAAAGAAATGAATAAGTGTATatgtagcgaaatcggggggcagccgggacgcgaacccgtgtctcccacaccatgggcgactacgttaactagtcgactaaagggtccgacgcgttagccaagggctagcaagtctagtcatccgtggtcattacatatAGCTAATCATTAACAATAATCTTGAGAAGAGTCTGAAACTCAATAAATCATCAAAATCCCTACATGACATGGGACTCTTACTGGGAGTTTGGCATCTTTGGAAGCTTTTGCAGGTTTGTAAATGTTGAGATAAAGGCAGTCTTCTGAAATGTCAGGCATAGCAACAGTTAGGCCAAATGCATCCATCAGATCCACAAGTAGCTGTTTATACTGAGTGCACCTGTAAAGGAAAAGATCATGTATAATGGTTAATGTAAGGCATAGGAGAGGACCAAGTAAACACCTGCAGTGCATTAACGCCTTATTTAAGATCTTAGCTTGaatatgttaagattttcattgagagtgacgaagaaggacaggattaggaatgagtgcattagagggacagctcaggtcggacggtttggagacaaagcaagagagacaagattgagatggtttggacatgtgtggaggagagattctgggtatattgggagaaggacgctgaatatggagctgccagggaagagaaaaagaggaaggccaaagaggaggtttatggatgtggtgagggaggacatgcaagtggctggtgtgacataggaagacgcagaggacaggggacaggaagaaatggaaacggatgatctgctgtggcgacccctaacgagagcagctgaaagtagtagtagtagtagtgcataAACGCCTTACATATGTGGTTGCTGGGTAGCATCCCTCACACCTTCCCATCCCTCAGAGGGTCTGGGTGGGGCCAGTCTCAGGGGACCTACAGGTGGCTCGGCAAAAGGTACTCCAAGGAAGGCATGGACCCCAATCTCCTTCCCCTTTACGCTTAAATACTGACCTCTCAGACTTCCTTGCTTTGTGTGGACCACAGGTGGTGTTAACACATTAAGACTGAGTTAATGGAATAATGCAAATGGCCAAACCGGAAGTTATTCTCCGAAGATGTTTGTAGTAATTTAAAGCTGAATCGAAATCAGTATTCATTTTCATATCTAAAAACTTTGAATATGGCATAATAAAATGTTCGGCTACAAGTTTTAAAGGCTGTGGGAGTGGTCTAGTCCTTATTGATGTTCATGAGTATCAGGCTGACAATGACGATGGACacacaaagcagactgacacaggcaGTAAAAGTTCCAAAAAGGTTTAATCAGGCAAAAGGGTCGGTACACGGGAATCAATCAGATCAGGCAGAGGTATCAAAAAATGCAGGCAAAAGGCAGAgtaacagggcgtccgggtagcgtggtggtctattccagtgcctaccaacacagggatcgccggttcgaatccccgtgttacctccggcttggtcgggtgtccctacagacacaactgaccgtgtctgcgggtgggaagccggatgtgggtatgtgttctggtcactgcactagcgcctcctctggtcagtcggggcccctgttcaggtgggagggggaactggggggaatagtgtgatcctgccatgtgctacatcctcctggtgaaactcctcgctgtcaggtgaaaagaagtggctggcgactccacatgtatcggaggaggcatgtggtagtctgcagccctccccggatcaacagagggggtggatcagcgaccgagacagctcggaagggtcggaagggtggggtaattggccaattacaactggggagaaaaaaaggggggggtcacaaaacaaaaacaaaacggcaAAGTAACGAAAAACAGGCAGTGGTGAAAACcgtcactgggaagacaagaaacTACAGCTGGAACGCTCCCACGGGAGTAAAGACGAACTGGCAACATGAGGGAGACAACACATGGCTTAAACACAACACATGGGGGAGACAATGACACACAGGTGGAACACATGAGGGCGGGACCGGTAATCACACAGGGCggaaacttgacaggaagagaCGTCTAAAACGAGAGACAAACATGAATAGGAAAATAAAACCGGAAacactgggaaatatgaaaaaCACACAGCGTGACCTGGGATCTGCAGCGGGTCATGACGATGACCTGCGGTGTTTCATACGTCGATGATTTTATAGGCTGTGTGCAAAGTAATGAATGTGTCTGAGGACATTTAGAGTACCAGAACAAATACGCTGAACAAGGGGGAAAGAAAAGACTGAATTCTACCTTTAACACCTTTCCCCCCAGTGGAGAGCGATAGTAGAACATGTATCTGGAAGAAACAGGTGATTGAAGAAATATTTGTGTTTCAATTTCAGTCCGAATTTAGATTTATTTTACCAGTGCAGTTGAGTCACTGCAGCACAATCAACTCACTTCCATAATTTTCGCCTTGTTTTTGCACATTCAAATATTTATTAGTCTAGCAGTTGATAaggactggcggcccgtccagggtgtctgcccacctgccggccaatgactgctgggataggcaccagcatccccgcgaccctgagagcaggataagcggtttggataatggatggatggatagttgatAAATGTTTGACTGTAGTAACCCTTATCAGTCCGACGGTTGATAAGGACTTCAGTTTGAAGGGTTGTAATCCCTGCGCACTTTGCTCCATGCAAATGCTGTTTCATCAGAGATAAACCCAGACTACATTGCCTTGCAGTTGTTTCCCAGTGGGTGTTTGAAGGCATAATATGAAACACTCCTGTCCCACAGGGTTGGACGTTACGTAACACTGGCCAGCACCTCTGCCCCAACAGGAAGCGAGTGCATCACGTGATCCCGCCATGCCAGCCGTCGCTATATTTCAATGGGGAAgcaaaatagaggaaatcaggaatcaggaacgtttaATTTGTCATTTCCTGCACCTGCGTAAATGCAATGTGTTTGTCCACCTCTGTGTCTAagttgttttcgtttgatggcagggggagctggcgctggatcagctcggagagcttggtctgctgggtcctgtgggcccagggacaacggccctgcccggagcatcgcccaaagaggaagcatcgagggcggtctgacaggacgcggaagcggggcaggataaaccagtgctagcccatgcaaatgggcagttccgataacacagagggcggtttgGTGGTGGccttgcctggtgttgactgttttTGGCGTCGTTTTGTGGAGTgcaaggaggtgtgtcgagggtgtctggcttggagagctggcgttggattggctaggggagcctggtctgctgcgtccggtgggcccaaggaccacggccctgcccggagctgcgcctgaagaggaagcac
Proteins encoded:
- the LOC130110646 gene encoding fatty acyl-CoA hydrolase precursor, medium chain-like encodes the protein MADHRNHLGVYLSLNVLTPPVVHTKQGSLRGQYLSVKGKEIGVHAFLGVPFAEPPVGPLRLAPPRPSEGWEGVRDATQQPHMCTQYKQLLVDLMDAFGLTVAMPDISEDCLYLNIYKPAKASKDAKLPVMVWIHGGGLTSGAASLYDGSALAAYQDAVVVLLQYRLGPLGFLSTGDEHIPGNLGLLDQVEALRWVQKHSHNFGGDQDSVTIFGESAGGTSVSILLLSPLSVGLFHKAIAESGTAAMDLLYTKDPLPMAQMAANKSGCGITSTKEIADCMRQLDNDAVLTLVQDPTLRFQVSADGQLLKKPVDELLKNHEILNIPFITGVNNDEGGWLLPSFFAPPNWTEGMDRNDAMTSLAIFFPDPKDEDVKEVVADVYLGTSGDRVEVRNGFTELIGDIMFTIPAIRIANIHRDAGAAMFLYEYQHSVKFLQEKRPSFVKSDHGDELLAVLGFCFTTNHVKITGLCTEEEEHHSRIVMSYWGNFARTGSPNGAGLVHWPQYGAEEDYLSIGLKQVPGQHLKKDRFIFLTQTIPEMIRQRQQKKKHNEL